In Ostrea edulis chromosome 10, xbOstEdul1.1, whole genome shotgun sequence, one genomic interval encodes:
- the LOC130046294 gene encoding uncharacterized protein LOC130046294, with the protein MAESDHCMETPGEEFGLSNEEAVSLFSSSLNKALERQSNVIVSTITGLTEKLTKSNAGKNVPHVEEPTVSVNGSPGFEFKHEGHKIQFNFNQARYSKLSELGKLIQECDFQKAADIVKEEQAAILQRNKILKIADRHGWDTVSEYLDDPLADDTEDATKLRYAVSRAARKRSYRSKPYDKRRGNFAPNDFFLDQI; encoded by the exons ATGGCTGAAAGTGACCATTGCATGGAAACTCCGGGAGAAGAATTTGGTTTATCTAATGAAGAGGCCGTTTCTTTATTCAGTTCTTCACTGAACAAAGCTTTAGAAAGGCAGAGCAATGTTATTGTGAGCACTATAACGGGCCTTACAGAAAAGTTGACAAAAAGCAACGCGGGGAAAAACGTGCCGCACGTGGAGGAACCAACAGTTTCAGTTAACGGGTCACCAGGATTCGAATTCAAACACGAGGGACACAAGATTCAGTTTAACTTTAATCAAGCAAGATATTCCAAGTTGTCAGAGCTAGGAAAGTTGATTCAGGAGTGTGATTTTCAGAAAGCAGCAGACATCGTAAAAGAGGAACAAGCAGCAATACTTCAAAGaaacaagattttaaagattgcaGACCGGCACGGATGGGATACCGTGAGTGAATACCTTGACGACCCCTTAGCGGACGACACCGAAGATGCTACTAAGCTTCGTTACGCTGTTAGTCGTGCTGCTAGGAAACGCTCCTATCGAAGCAAGCCCTACGACAAACGGAGAGGCAATTTCGCGCCAAATGACTTTTTT CTGGATCAGATATAA